A genomic stretch from Aminobacter aminovorans includes:
- the nuoF gene encoding NADH-quinone oxidoreductase subunit NuoF, with product MLEDKDRIFTNIYGRFDQSLAGAMARGAWDGTAGIIEKGREWIINEMKASGLRGRGGAGFPTGLKWSFMPKSNPDGRPSYLVVNADESEPGTCKDRDILRHDPHTLVEGCLLAGFAMGAVAAYIYVRGEFIREREALQRAIDEAYDAKLIGKNNKNGYDFEIYVHHGAGAYICGEETALLESLEGKKGQPRLKPPFPANVGLYGCPTTVNNVESIAVAPTILRRGAAWFSGIGRPNNVGTKLFMLVGHVNTPCTVEEAMGISFRELVEKHGGGIRGGWDNLLAVIPGGASCPVVKAEDIIDCPMDFDGLRERKSSFGTAAVIVMDKSTDIVKAIARLSYFFKHESCGQCTPCREGTGWMWRVMERLVRGEAHKREIDMLLDVTKQVEGHTICALGDAAAWPIQGLIRNFRPEIERRIDEFSRNAHRSEPVLVAAE from the coding sequence ATGCTTGAAGACAAGGATCGCATCTTCACCAACATCTACGGCCGCTTCGACCAGTCGCTGGCCGGTGCGATGGCGCGTGGCGCCTGGGACGGCACTGCCGGCATCATCGAGAAGGGCCGCGAGTGGATCATCAACGAGATGAAGGCGTCGGGCCTGCGCGGCCGCGGCGGCGCCGGCTTCCCGACCGGTCTCAAGTGGTCGTTCATGCCCAAGAGCAACCCGGATGGCCGTCCGTCCTATCTCGTCGTCAACGCCGACGAATCCGAACCCGGCACCTGCAAGGACCGCGACATCCTGCGCCATGACCCGCATACGCTGGTCGAAGGCTGCCTGCTCGCCGGTTTCGCCATGGGTGCCGTGGCCGCCTACATCTATGTGCGCGGCGAGTTCATCCGCGAACGCGAAGCGCTGCAGCGCGCCATCGACGAGGCCTATGACGCCAAGCTGATCGGCAAGAACAACAAGAACGGCTACGACTTCGAGATCTACGTCCATCACGGCGCCGGCGCCTATATCTGCGGCGAAGAAACTGCGCTGCTGGAAAGCCTCGAGGGCAAGAAGGGCCAGCCGCGCCTGAAGCCGCCGTTCCCGGCCAATGTCGGCCTCTATGGCTGCCCGACGACGGTCAACAACGTCGAGTCGATCGCCGTTGCGCCGACCATCCTGCGCCGCGGTGCGGCCTGGTTCTCCGGCATCGGCCGTCCGAACAATGTTGGCACCAAGCTGTTCATGCTGGTTGGCCACGTCAACACGCCCTGCACGGTCGAAGAGGCCATGGGCATCAGCTTCCGCGAGCTGGTCGAAAAGCATGGCGGCGGTATCCGCGGCGGCTGGGACAACCTGCTTGCCGTCATTCCCGGCGGTGCGTCCTGTCCGGTGGTCAAGGCCGAGGACATCATCGATTGCCCGATGGATTTCGACGGCCTGCGCGAGCGCAAGTCGTCCTTCGGCACGGCTGCCGTGATCGTCATGGACAAGTCGACCGACATCGTGAAGGCGATCGCGCGGCTCAGCTACTTCTTCAAGCACGAGAGCTGCGGCCAGTGCACGCCGTGCCGCGAAGGCACCGGCTGGATGTGGCGCGTCATGGAACGCCTGGTGCGTGGTGAAGCGCACAAGCGCGAGATCGACATGCTGCTCGATGTCACCAAGCAGGTGGAAGGCCACACGATCTGCGCGCTGGGCGATGCGGCGGCATGGCCGATCCAGGGCCTGATCCGCAACTTCCGCCCGGAGATCGAGCGCCGCATCGACGAGTTCTCGCGTAATGCGCACCGCAGCGAGCCGGTGCTGGTGGCAGCTGAGTAA
- the nuoG gene encoding NADH-quinone oxidoreductase subunit NuoG yields MAKLKVDGKEISVPDHYTLLQAAEEAGAEVPRFCFHERLSIAGNCRMCLVEVKGGPPKPAASCAMGVRDLRPGPNGETPEIFTNTPMVKKAREGVMEFLLINHPLDCPICDQGGECDLQDQAMAFGLDGSRYNENKRAVEDKYIGPLVKTIMTRCIHCTRCVRFTTEVAGISELGLIGRGEDAEITTYLEQAMTSELQGNVIDLCPVGALTSKPYAFQARPWELTKTESIDVMDAVGSAIRVDTRGREVMRIMPRINEQVNEEWISDKTRFIWDGLRTQRLDRPYVRKDGKLAPASWPEAFAAIKDAVAKTSAERIGAIAGDLATVEEMYALKQLIASLGSKNIDCRQDGAALDPSLGRASYIFNPTIEGIEQADAILIIGANPRFEASVLNARIRKHWRAANVPVAVIGEVGDTRYDYEQLGSGPDTLKDLAEGNGKFFSVLKKASHPLIIVGQGAIARADGAAVLGQAAKLATAIKASRPDWNGFAVLHTAAARVGGLDVGFVPGEGGKNVAGMLGDSDVLFLLGADELDLAKAANAFVVYIGTHGDTGAHRADVILPAAAYTEKSGTYVNTEGRVQQTSRAGFAPGEAKEDWAILRALSDVLGQKLPFDSLQQLRARLYQDFPHLRRIDEIDAGDNDDIAKVAKLGGRLNKGAFTSAVKDFYLTNPIARASAVMAECSALAKNGFKQAAE; encoded by the coding sequence ATGGCAAAGCTTAAGGTCGACGGGAAAGAGATTTCGGTACCCGACCACTATACGCTGCTGCAGGCGGCGGAAGAGGCGGGCGCGGAAGTGCCGCGCTTCTGCTTCCACGAGCGGCTGTCGATCGCCGGCAACTGCCGCATGTGCCTTGTCGAGGTGAAGGGCGGACCGCCCAAGCCGGCGGCTTCCTGCGCCATGGGCGTGCGCGACCTGCGTCCCGGCCCGAATGGCGAGACGCCCGAAATCTTCACCAACACGCCGATGGTCAAGAAGGCCCGCGAAGGCGTGATGGAATTCCTGCTGATCAACCATCCGCTGGATTGCCCGATCTGCGACCAGGGCGGCGAGTGCGACCTGCAGGACCAGGCGATGGCCTTCGGCCTCGACGGTTCGCGCTACAATGAGAACAAGCGCGCGGTCGAAGACAAGTACATTGGCCCGCTGGTCAAGACGATCATGACGCGTTGCATCCACTGCACGCGCTGCGTCCGCTTCACCACCGAAGTTGCCGGCATCTCCGAGCTCGGCCTGATTGGCCGTGGCGAGGACGCCGAGATCACCACCTATCTCGAGCAGGCGATGACCTCCGAGTTGCAGGGCAACGTCATCGACCTATGCCCGGTCGGCGCGCTGACCTCCAAGCCCTACGCCTTCCAGGCCCGTCCATGGGAGCTGACCAAGACCGAATCCATCGACGTGATGGACGCCGTCGGCTCGGCCATCCGCGTCGATACGCGTGGCCGCGAAGTGATGCGCATCATGCCGCGCATCAACGAGCAGGTGAACGAGGAGTGGATCTCCGACAAGACCCGCTTCATCTGGGACGGCCTGCGCACGCAGCGCCTCGACCGGCCTTACGTCCGCAAGGACGGAAAGCTCGCTCCGGCGAGCTGGCCGGAGGCGTTCGCTGCGATCAAGGATGCCGTCGCCAAGACCTCGGCCGAGCGCATCGGCGCTATTGCCGGCGATCTGGCGACCGTCGAGGAGATGTACGCGCTCAAGCAACTGATCGCCTCGCTTGGCTCGAAGAACATCGACTGCCGCCAGGATGGCGCCGCACTCGATCCCTCGCTCGGCCGCGCCAGCTACATCTTCAACCCGACCATCGAAGGCATCGAGCAGGCCGACGCCATCCTGATCATCGGCGCCAACCCGCGCTTCGAGGCTTCGGTGCTCAATGCACGCATCCGCAAGCACTGGCGTGCGGCCAATGTGCCGGTTGCCGTCATCGGCGAGGTCGGCGACACGCGCTACGATTACGAACAGCTCGGCTCGGGCCCGGATACGCTCAAGGATCTGGCCGAAGGCAACGGCAAGTTCTTCTCGGTGCTCAAGAAGGCCTCGCACCCGCTGATCATCGTCGGCCAGGGCGCCATCGCGCGTGCCGACGGTGCTGCCGTGCTCGGCCAGGCCGCGAAGCTCGCGACAGCAATCAAGGCGAGCCGCCCGGACTGGAACGGCTTTGCAGTGCTGCACACCGCAGCTGCCCGCGTTGGCGGCCTCGACGTCGGCTTCGTGCCGGGCGAGGGCGGCAAGAACGTTGCCGGCATGCTCGGCGACAGCGACGTGCTGTTCCTGCTCGGCGCCGACGAACTCGATCTGGCCAAGGCTGCGAACGCATTCGTCGTCTACATCGGCACCCATGGCGATACCGGCGCGCACCGCGCCGACGTCATCCTGCCGGCTGCCGCCTACACTGAAAAGTCCGGCACCTACGTCAATACCGAAGGCCGGGTGCAGCAGACCAGCCGCGCCGGCTTCGCGCCGGGCGAGGCCAAGGAAGACTGGGCGATCCTGCGTGCGCTTTCCGACGTGCTGGGCCAAAAGCTGCCCTTCGATTCGCTGCAGCAGTTGCGCGCCAGGCTCTATCAGGACTTCCCGCATCTGCGCCGCATCGACGAGATCGACGCCGGCGACAACGACGACATTGCCAAGGTCGCCAAGCTCGGCGGCCGGCTGAACAAGGGCGCCTTCACCTCTGCGGTGAAGGACTTCTATCTCACCAACCCGATCGCACGCGCGTCGGCGGTGATGGCTGAATGTTCGGCACTGGCCAAGAACGGCTTCAAGCAGGCGGCGGAGTAA
- the nuoH gene encoding NADH-quinone oxidoreductase subunit NuoH: MDTFFSFYVLPALIILLKSVVLIVVLLIFVAYILYADRKIWAAVQLRRGPNVVGPWGLLQAFADLLKFVFKEPIIPSGSNKGVFLLAPVVSAVLAISAWAVIPVSEGWAIANVNVGILYVFAISSLEVYGVIMGGWASNSKYPFLGALRSAAQMVSYEVSIGFVIVCVLLTVGSLNLTDIVLSQGDGIGTRLGLPNTFLDWNWLVLFPMFVIFFISALAETNRPPFDLVEAESELVAGHMIEYSSTPFLLFFLGEYVAIVLMCALTTILFLGGWLPPFDFAPFTWVPGVIWFVLKVCMVFFMFAMVKSFVPRYRYDQLMRLGWKVFLPISLAMVVITAAVLKLTGAA, from the coding sequence ATGGATACCTTTTTCTCCTTCTACGTCCTGCCGGCGTTGATCATCCTCTTGAAGTCGGTCGTCCTGATCGTCGTCCTGCTGATCTTCGTCGCCTATATCCTCTACGCCGACCGCAAGATTTGGGCGGCGGTGCAGCTGCGCCGCGGCCCGAACGTCGTGGGCCCCTGGGGTCTGCTGCAGGCCTTCGCAGATCTTTTGAAGTTCGTGTTCAAGGAGCCGATCATTCCGTCGGGCTCCAACAAGGGCGTTTTCCTGCTCGCTCCCGTCGTCTCGGCGGTGCTGGCGATCTCGGCCTGGGCGGTGATCCCGGTCAGCGAAGGCTGGGCGATTGCCAACGTCAATGTCGGCATTCTCTATGTCTTCGCCATTTCCTCGCTCGAGGTCTATGGCGTGATCATGGGCGGCTGGGCCTCGAACTCGAAATATCCGTTCCTCGGCGCGCTGCGTTCGGCGGCCCAGATGGTGTCTTATGAAGTCTCGATCGGCTTCGTCATCGTCTGCGTGCTGCTCACAGTCGGTTCGCTGAACCTCACCGACATCGTGCTTTCGCAGGGCGATGGCATCGGCACGCGCCTTGGCCTGCCGAACACCTTCCTCGACTGGAACTGGCTTGTCCTGTTCCCGATGTTCGTGATCTTCTTCATCTCGGCGCTGGCCGAGACCAACCGTCCGCCCTTCGATCTGGTCGAAGCCGAGTCGGAGCTCGTCGCCGGTCACATGATCGAATATTCGTCGACGCCGTTCCTGCTGTTCTTCCTCGGCGAGTACGTCGCCATCGTCCTGATGTGCGCACTGACGACGATCCTGTTCCTCGGCGGATGGCTACCGCCATTCGACTTCGCACCCTTCACCTGGGTTCCCGGCGTGATCTGGTTCGTGCTCAAGGTCTGCATGGTGTTCTTCATGTTTGCCATGGTGAAGTCCTTCGTGCCGCGCTACCGCTACGACCAACTGATGCGCCTGGGCTGGAAGGTGTTCCTGCCGATCTCGCTGGCGATGGTCGTCATCACCGCCGCCGTCCTCAAGCTTACCGGAGCCGCATGA
- the nuoI gene encoding NADH-quinone oxidoreductase subunit NuoI → MSALAQAAKSLLLQDFVGAFFLSMRQFFAPKATLNYPHEKGPVSPRFRGEHALRRYPNGEERCIACKLCEAICPAQAITIEAGPRRNDGTRRTVRYDIDMVKCIYCGFCQEACPVDAIVEGPNFEFATETREELYYDKDKLLANGDRWEREIARNIAMDSPYR, encoded by the coding sequence ATGTCCGCTCTCGCACAAGCCGCCAAATCGCTGCTGCTGCAGGACTTCGTCGGCGCCTTCTTCCTGTCGATGCGCCAGTTCTTCGCGCCCAAGGCGACGCTCAACTACCCGCATGAAAAGGGCCCGGTCAGCCCGCGCTTCCGTGGCGAGCATGCGCTGCGCCGCTATCCCAACGGCGAAGAGCGCTGCATTGCCTGCAAGCTGTGCGAGGCGATCTGCCCGGCGCAGGCCATCACCATCGAGGCCGGCCCGCGCCGCAACGACGGCACCCGCCGCACGGTGCGTTACGACATCGACATGGTGAAGTGCATCTATTGCGGCTTCTGCCAGGAAGCCTGCCCGGTCGACGCCATCGTCGAGGGGCCGAACTTCGAATTCGCGACGGAAACGCGCGAGGAGCTGTACTACGACAAGGACAAGCTGCTTGCGAATGGCGACCGGTGGGAGCGCGAGATCGCGCGCAACATCGCTATGGATTCGCCGTATCGCTGA
- a CDS encoding NADH-quinone oxidoreductase subunit J translates to MLNGLEAVFFYLFAFIAVASAFMVISARNPVHSVLYLILTFFNAAGLFLLTGAEFLAMILLVVYVGAVAVLFLFVVMMLDVDFAELKSGALQYAPIGALVGLILAAELIVVTGGYAFAPKLATAVAQPTPDIATRHNTAALGDILYTDYIYFFQIAGLVLLVAMIGAIVLTLRHKPNVKRQDISAQVARTPATAIEVKKVETGKGI, encoded by the coding sequence ATGCTCAACGGACTTGAAGCGGTATTTTTCTACCTCTTCGCCTTCATCGCGGTGGCGTCGGCCTTCATGGTCATTTCGGCGCGCAACCCGGTTCACTCGGTGCTCTACCTGATCCTGACGTTCTTCAACGCGGCGGGCCTGTTCCTTTTGACCGGCGCCGAGTTCCTGGCGATGATCCTGCTCGTCGTTTATGTCGGCGCGGTGGCGGTGCTGTTCCTGTTCGTCGTCATGATGCTCGACGTCGACTTCGCCGAACTCAAGTCGGGCGCGCTGCAATATGCGCCGATCGGCGCGCTTGTCGGCCTGATCCTCGCGGCGGAGCTGATCGTGGTGACCGGCGGCTACGCCTTCGCGCCGAAGCTCGCGACCGCGGTCGCGCAGCCGACGCCCGATATCGCGACGCGCCACAACACGGCAGCGCTCGGCGACATCCTCTACACGGATTACATCTACTTCTTCCAGATCGCCGGCCTCGTGCTGCTGGTCGCCATGATCGGTGCCATCGTCCTGACGCTGCGCCACAAGCCGAACGTCAAGCGCCAGGACATCTCGGCCCAGGTCGCCCGCACTCCGGCGACCGCGATCGAGGTCAAGAAGGTCGAGACAGGCAAGGGAATCTGA
- the nuoK gene encoding NADH-quinone oxidoreductase subunit NuoK: MVVGIAHYLTLSAVLFTLGVFGIFLNRKNVIVILMSVELILLAVNINFVAFSAQLGDLVGQVFALFVLTVAAAEAAIGLAILVVFFRNRGSIAVEDVNMMKG; the protein is encoded by the coding sequence ATGGTTGTCGGCATCGCTCATTATCTGACGCTTTCGGCGGTCCTGTTCACGCTCGGCGTGTTCGGCATCTTCCTGAACCGCAAGAACGTCATCGTCATCCTGATGTCGGTCGAGCTCATCCTGCTCGCGGTCAATATCAACTTCGTGGCGTTCTCGGCCCAGCTCGGCGATCTCGTTGGCCAGGTGTTTGCGCTGTTCGTACTCACGGTCGCCGCCGCCGAAGCGGCGATCGGACTTGCAATCCTCGTCGTCTTCTTCCGCAACCGCGGCTCGATCGCGGTCGAAGACGTGAACATGATGAAGGGCTGA
- the nuoL gene encoding NADH-quinone oxidoreductase subunit L yields the protein MTYHFIVFLPLIGFLIAGLLGRSIGAKASEYITSGLLVVSAVLSWVAFFTVALGDVETFTVPVLRFLDVGGIQADWALRIDTLTTVMLVVVNTVSALVHIYSIGYMHHDPHRPRFFGYLSLFTFAMLMLVTSDNLVQMFFGWEGVGLASYLLIGFWYKKPSANAAAIKAFVVNRVGDFGFLLGIFGLFVLFGSVEFSTIFAGAASYLPAEGAAEHGDTVLTFLGYALDKHNALTVVCLLLFMGAMGKSAQVPLHTWLPDAMEGPTPVSALIHAATMVTAGVFMLARLSPVFELSHTALTVVTFIGAITAFFAATVGLVQNDIKRVIAYSTCSQLGYMFVALGMGFYSAAIFHLFTHAFFKALLFLGSGSVIHAVSDEQDMRKMGGLRKLIPTTYWMMVIGTLALTGVGIPATIIGTAGFFSKDAIIEGAFVGHNAVAGFAFAMLVIAACFTSFYSWRLIFMTFHGKPRATADVMHHVHESPPVMLVPLFILAAGALFAGVIFHDQFIGEAYAEFWKGALFTLDTNHILHDFHSVPMWVKLAPFAAMIGGFAMAYLFYIRSPEMPKVLAERHRGLYAFLLNKWYFDELYDFLFVRPAKWLGSFLWKKGDGWLIDGFGADGISARVVDVTNRVVKLQTGYLYHYAFAMLIGVAALVTWMMLGSSF from the coding sequence ATGACGTACCACTTCATCGTCTTCCTTCCGCTTATCGGCTTCCTGATCGCCGGCCTGTTGGGCCGCTCGATCGGCGCGAAAGCGTCCGAATACATCACCTCGGGCCTGCTCGTGGTTTCGGCCGTCCTGTCGTGGGTGGCGTTCTTCACCGTGGCGCTCGGCGATGTCGAAACCTTCACCGTGCCGGTGCTGCGCTTCCTCGACGTCGGCGGCATCCAGGCCGACTGGGCGCTGCGCATCGACACGCTGACGACCGTCATGCTGGTGGTGGTCAACACGGTGTCGGCGCTGGTCCACATCTACTCGATCGGCTACATGCACCACGACCCGCATCGGCCGCGCTTCTTTGGCTACCTGTCGCTGTTCACCTTCGCCATGCTGATGCTGGTGACGTCCGACAACCTCGTCCAGATGTTCTTCGGCTGGGAAGGGGTGGGCCTCGCGTCGTATCTGTTGATCGGTTTCTGGTACAAGAAGCCCTCGGCGAACGCTGCAGCGATCAAGGCCTTCGTCGTCAACCGTGTCGGCGACTTCGGTTTCCTGCTTGGCATTTTCGGCCTGTTCGTCCTGTTCGGCTCGGTCGAATTCAGCACCATCTTCGCCGGTGCTGCGTCCTACCTGCCGGCTGAAGGTGCGGCTGAACATGGCGACACCGTACTGACCTTCCTCGGCTACGCGCTCGACAAGCACAATGCGCTGACGGTCGTCTGCCTGCTGCTGTTCATGGGTGCCATGGGCAAGTCGGCCCAGGTGCCGCTGCACACCTGGCTGCCGGACGCCATGGAAGGCCCGACGCCGGTGTCGGCGCTGATCCACGCGGCGACCATGGTCACCGCCGGCGTGTTCATGCTGGCGCGCCTGTCGCCGGTGTTCGAGCTGTCGCACACGGCACTGACCGTCGTCACCTTCATCGGCGCGATCACGGCCTTCTTCGCTGCGACCGTCGGACTGGTGCAGAACGACATCAAGCGCGTGATCGCCTATTCGACCTGTTCGCAGCTCGGCTACATGTTCGTGGCGCTCGGCATGGGCTTCTACTCGGCCGCGATCTTCCACCTGTTCACGCATGCCTTCTTCAAGGCGCTGCTGTTCCTGGGCTCAGGCTCGGTGATCCATGCCGTCTCCGACGAGCAGGACATGCGCAAGATGGGCGGCCTCAGGAAGCTGATCCCGACCACCTACTGGATGATGGTCATCGGCACGCTGGCGCTGACCGGCGTCGGTATCCCGGCGACGATCATCGGCACGGCCGGCTTCTTCTCCAAGGACGCCATCATCGAAGGCGCATTTGTCGGCCACAATGCGGTCGCCGGCTTTGCCTTCGCCATGCTGGTCATCGCGGCCTGCTTCACCAGCTTCTATTCGTGGCGCCTGATTTTCATGACCTTCCACGGCAAGCCGCGCGCTACCGCCGACGTCATGCACCATGTGCATGAATCGCCGCCGGTGATGCTGGTGCCGTTGTTCATCCTGGCTGCCGGCGCGCTGTTTGCCGGCGTCATCTTCCACGACCAGTTCATTGGCGAAGCCTATGCAGAGTTCTGGAAAGGTGCGCTGTTCACGCTCGACACCAACCACATCCTGCACGACTTCCACAGCGTGCCGATGTGGGTGAAGCTGGCACCGTTTGCGGCGATGATCGGCGGGTTCGCCATGGCCTACCTGTTCTACATCCGCTCGCCGGAGATGCCGAAGGTCCTGGCCGAACGCCATCGCGGGCTCTACGCCTTCCTGCTCAACAAGTGGTACTTCGACGAGCTGTACGACTTCCTGTTCGTGCGTCCGGCCAAGTGGCTCGGCAGCTTCCTGTGGAAGAAGGGCGACGGCTGGCTGATCGACGGCTTCGGTGCCGACGGCATCTCGGCGCGCGTCGTTGACGTCACCAACCGCGTCGTCAAGCTGCAGACCGGTTACCTCTACCATTACGCATTCGCCATGCTGATCGGCGTGGCGGCCCTCGTTACCTGGATGATGCTCGGGAGCTCCTTCTGA